GGATTTGGGGGTCCTACCTTTCCGCATCAGCTCTCCTAGCGTGTAAAAGTAATTGGCCTGTTGCTTTGGAAATACTTCTCATGCGTACCGCTGGTCCTGCATCCTGCAAAGATACACACAGGAGCAAGATAACCCCTGATTCCCCCTGGGTCTGGAAAGTAGGTCACTGCTACTCCCTGGCCCGGGCTCAGGGGTGGTGTTTAAGCCTTGAGTGTAGAAAAATGCGAGGCTTGTCCACAGACAATACATGTCTGACTTGGGTTGCAAACCAGGTCACACTCTGTCTCTGTTGGTGCCCTCCCCTATCGAGAGCAATTTATGAGATCCGGTGCCTGAGACCTGGTTTGATGGAGATGACGGAAGCCATCTTGACTGGGCCTCAGAGGTCTCGGTGGATTTTACTGATTTCAGGCCACCTTCTGGGAAACTTCCCCTGAGGAGAAATTCAACTTCCATCTGGGCCTTCTTGTGTGCCACTGCTCCATCCTGGGAACTGCTTCCCATCTTGGGAACTGCTCCTGCAGTGTGGTTGGTGTTGCTCGGGGGAGGAGTGCCCTGCTTTTGCTCCTTTTGCCTCAGATATAAGCCGTTTTCCTAGGAGacattttgtttaatgttttacaGGCATTATTCTAAGACCTAGTGTCTTCTCAGGATCAGAATATGCGCCCATAGGTTAGTCAGCTATGAccatgcaatacacacacacacacacacacacacacacacacacacaccctcccagcCATCTGCTTCCTCTGAATATACCAGATTGGCTGTACACCAAGATGTTCCGGGAATCCCCAGGAAAGCAACAGAATGTGATGGACTCAAATACGATACCTCAGTAACCCATTCCAGGATGTACAAACTGTAACTGTTATGACAGTCTGTATagctaattaaaatttttctaggTATGTGcattttctattctattttcaGTGGCATCCAAAAGGCCACAGTAATTCCATGGTTTCTCTGATACTCCATACTTCccaaataggattttttttctcatccacTAGTTTCTGTGTCCTCTCTTTGGTGGGCACACTGCCTCTCTAACATGGCCCAGTTGTGTCTGTGATTCTGAGGTGGCCAAAGTGGTGTCTCTGGTAGCCCACTGCACTCTCCATGGTACTGAAGGAGTGGCTATTTGTTTTAACATTTCTTGGGGGCCAGAAGAGTGTTGTGACTTAAAACCACACAACTTTCAAGTTGGCAGGGACTACAAATGTAAATTTACTCATAGACAGTAAACTGAGAGATGAGGTGACTTATTCATGGCTGTAAGACATAGACTTACAATGGCCTGGTACCCTTAGTATCTAACTCACCTTCATGCAACTTTGAGTGAGGCCGGTCAGGCGGTTGGTcccaggaaagggtttatttggaggCTCCATAGGACAAGAGTGGATGCCTGAATTTGGAGCTGCAGAAACACACATGTTAAGTGGTCGTCTAGAGATGCTTGGGCAGGACATTTTGTTAATTTGTCTGTTAATGCTCCAAGGTCAGATTCTGCATGTAACAGGTGTCTGCCCCTCCGTGGAGTCTTGCCACTCCGCTCAGTGCTGAAAATTAATGCAGCTTCGAAGCCCCAGAGTTGTCTTTGCTGATAAGCAGGGCTAACTCCTGGCCCAGTTTGCTTCAATTAAAGATTTGTAAGCAAAGTAAGGCttgagttcttttctttcctagtaACCCATTTCAGTTTCATAATTCTCACGGCAAGGAAGTTCTTTATCAAATATTATGTCTGAGGTTAAATTAAAGCTAGGCCCAAGTTCATCTGGGCTGAACAAGATACAGTTCTGTATGGAAGGAGGAAGGTAGTTATGACTTCTGGCCATCCACTGAAGTCTAATTCCTGATCCTGTCAGCCGTGAAATGGCAGGAGAACCTCCCCCTCACCATCCTCTCCCTCAACTCTCCTCTTCCCTGTCCTGTGCAGCACTTGTCAGGGATAGGGAATTTTAGATGGAGAATTTTAACCCCTTCCTGCTCAGAGTATGTGTGGATCCCCCTATCTGTGCAGATGGCAAGGCCCCGCCCCCCGTCCCTCACTCCAGCCTCTTGAGCTCAGAGCCAGTGTAATCCTCCTCTTGTGTGAGGAAGCCTTTCCCctgcagagaggaggaaagcctgcCTCGGAACAGCTCTGGACAAAGGGGCTGAGATGCCCCATCAAACCACAGGCTCCAAGGTTTGAAACGGGGTGAAACCTAAATGGGATTTGCAGTTTAAACCCCTTGCCTAGGCTGGTAGTGCCCCTTAACTTCCACACCTCCCCCAACTCTCTTCATTCCCTCTGTAGCTGGCTCTCCTTCCATGCCCCTCCCCCTCTGTCTCCAGACTCTGCTGCTGGGAGGTGTTTCTCTCCCATGCATGAATGAGTCTCTGTAATGAATGGAAATGAATGGATCAGGAAtccaggaagggggagggggaggaggaaagaccAGAAGACTGGGTGCCGGCAGAAGCTAGGAGGAGGAACCTGGAGGGATTTTGGCTGGCCGGCCCCGGGTCTGAGAGGAGCTGGTACCACTTGGATAATAGGAGTATGGCTAGCCCTCCGCATTTGTTTATCCAGTGGCACAGCCCCGTGCGAGTGGAAGAGGGGTATACTGTGATGGCTTCCCACatcgtgtgtgtgctgggggtgaTGGTGGTTCTGGACTAGGTGTTTAAAACATCATTTGGGGGCGGAGCTCTGGGTTTGTCATACAGATTGGCAGATCAAGGGGTGCAAGTTTTGAAGACAGCAAATAGGAAGCATGTGATACCTCAAGATCCACGTAGGAAGAAGGGATGGGTTTTAAGAATACAGGCTGCAAAGTGGGGTGACTTTACTGCTGAGAGCCAGGGCTCATCTTTCCTCCAATCAATCTGTCTTGTTTTAGCACCTCCGCACCTGTTGCCTCCATTAGcagctttccttcctcctccttccaatCCTCAGAACCAAAGAATGTGAAGGGGGTCCATGGAGGTGAGTGGAGCACTGTCCTTGACCCGCAAGTTCCTTCGACGGTACCCCCTCTCCTACCTACATTCTTACTTCCTATTATAGTAATAGATGCTATTACCTTGGCCCCAGTATCTTAACTTCCACCCATCCCACAACTTCTGGAGGTGAGCGGCACCAGTGTTCTCAGGTCAGGCCCCAGCCTACCACACACTCTTACTTTCCGTTCTTCGTGCCTTTGATGCCTTTGCATTTTCCATAGATCGGCCCTTCCCACCCTCTCCTCTACGTGCATCTTTTCCCACAGGGCTCACGTCCCCGCATCTTGGTCGGCCACCTAGAGCCTTCCCCGCCAGTTTTCGACGGCGAACTGGATCTGCAGCACTACTCCAACGGACCAGGTGTGAGCGCCGGGTCTCCTGGGATGGGAGCAGTGGGCTGGTCTGAGACTCGTGCAGGTGAACGGCGATTCCCCTGTCCTGTGTGCGGAAAGCGCTTCCGGTTCAATTCCATCCTGGCTTTGCACCTGCGAGCACACCCGGGCGCCCAAGCCTTCCAGTGCCCACACTGTGGCCACCGAGCAGCTCAGCGGGCTCTGCTTCGCTCACATCTTCGAACGCACCAGCCCGAGCGCCCACGAAGCCCTGCTGCACGGCTGTTGCTGGAGTTGGAGGAACGCGCCCTGCTCCGTGAAGCCCAACTGGGGAGAGCCGGAACCTCAGGGGGCATGCAGGCCACCCCTGCTGCAGAGGGCCTGGCGCGCCCTCAGGTTCCTCCCTCGTCTGCCTTCCGTTGCCCTTTCTGCAAAGGCAAGTTTCGCACCTCCGCGGAGCGGGAACGCCACCTGCATATCCTGCATAGGCCCTGGAAGTGCAGCTTGTGCAGTTTTGGTTCCAGCCAGGAGGAGGAGTTGCTGCATCACAGTCTGACGGCCCATGGGGCTCCCGAGCGCCCCCTGGCGGCTACTTCTACACCCGAGCCCCAGCCTCCACCCCAGCCAGAACCCAGATCTGCCCTTGAGCCTGAGCCAGAGCCTGAACCTAGGCCAGAGCCTGAACGGGAGGCAAACCCTACCCCGACTCCTGCACCTCCGGAGGAACCCCCGGCGCCACCTGAGTTCCGTTGCCAGGTGTGCGGCCAGAGCTTCACACAGTCCTGGTTTCTCAAGGGTCACATGCGCAAGCACAAGGCCTCCTTTGATCATGCATGCCCTGTGTGTGGCCGCTGCTTCAAGGAGCCCTGGTTCCTTAAGAACCACATGAAGGTGCACACCAGCAAGCTGGGTCCTTTGCGTGCCCCGGGGCCTGGCTCTACTCCTGCCAGGgcccctcagcctcctgacctgAGCCTGTTGGCTTATGAGCCACTAGGCCCTGCGCTTCTCCTGGCCCCAGCGCCCACCCCAGCTGAGCGCCGAGAGCCCCCAAGCCTCTTAGGCTACCTGAGTGTGCGAGCTGGGGAAGTACGACCCAATGGTGAGGGTGCTGACCCTGGAGCTGGCCGAAGCTATGGGGGATTCCGCCCGCTGCCTTCAGCTCTTCCCAATCGTGCTCGGCGGCACCGTACAGACGAAccggaggaggaagaagaggtggtaGAGGCAGAAGAGGAGAGCTGGGCCCGGGGCAGGTCGCTGGGCACTCTGACTTCCCTGCACCCCCACTCAGGTGAAGGGTCAGGACAGTCTGCACCTGCCGTGGGGGCCCAGGCAAGATCTACGGCCACCCAAGGTAGGTCCACACTATTTCCCTCTGGGTCGCCTGCTTTTGGTTATCAACACTTGGGCCACCACTCCTGTAGTTTCCTTTTCAAAAGACCTGTCTTCACAGTCTTCTGGGCTTTTCCCTACTGGGCAAACCCTGTATAAAAAGGTGTTAACTCTTAACAAATCTACGTTCccctaaaccctttcctcttggGTCCAGAGAGGTGGTGGGTACAATGGGTGCCGGGCTGGGACAAGATAGTGAGACCCTATAACTTCCGCTTAACGTGTTGCAGAAGAAAATGGGCTGCTGGTTGGAGGGACCCGATCCGAAGCGGGCCGTGGGGCCACTGGCAAGGACTGCCCCTTCTGTGGAAAGTCTTTCCGCTCGGCACATCACCTGAAAGTGCATCTTCGCGTGCACACAGGTGAGGGAAGCATTCTTCATGGGGGCGGGTCTAGGAGCAAGAGAGGCAAGAGCCACCGCAAGGCTGGAGGTCATGCTGCACAGTCTTCAGATGGGCCAGCTTTCAGATTCATCTAAATCACTTAGTGGGGAATCGGCTTCTAAGCCTTGGGGTGAAGTTTGTAAATTGAGCAAAAtgtcgtgtgcgtgtgtgtatgagtatgcgTGCACGCGCAGTGATGGTGACCCCATGACCTACTCTGACCCACTCTTCCCAGGTGAGCGTCCCTACAAGTGTCCACATTGCGACTATGCAGGTACCCAGTCGGGCTCGCTCAAGTATCACCTTCAGCGTCACCACCGAGAGCAGAGGAGCAGTGCAGGTCCTGGACCTCCTCCAGAACCCCCGCCCCCTTCCCCGAGGGGCTCAGCCTCACTGCAGCCGCAGTCGGGAGCCAAACCAACTCAGGCCTCTGCCACCTGGGTGGAGGGCGCTGCGAGTACCAGGCCTCTTTCGAGCAGCACCGGACCAGGGTCCCGAAGAAAGCCTGCCAGCCCTGGGAGGACCCTGCGTAACGGGAGAGGTGGTGAGGCCGAGCCCCTGGACCTGTCCCTGCGGGCAGGCCCAGGAGGTGAGGCCGGGTCAGGGGGTGCCCTTCACCGCTGCCTCTTCTGCCCCTTTGCCACTGGAGCTCCTGAGCTCATGACCTTGCATCTGCAAGTACACCACAGCCGTCGAGCCCGGGGCCGCCGGCAGCCCCGAGCTGACACATCTCCGCCCTATGTCCGAGCACCATCAGGAGAGACACCTCCCAGCCCTCCACTAGAAGAGGAGGGCAGCCCAGGGCTGTCTAGATCTGGAGAGGCAGGTCTTGGGGGGCAAGAACGGTAGGAGTGCCCTCTTAGGAGTGATTAGCTTAGTAAGCTTACCCCGCAGGAGCGGGGAAGCGCTAGAGGTAGTTGGGTAGAGCAGCCAGCAGGGAGCAGTGTGGGACCCGTACCCCAGCCCAAGGTGGACCAAGAGGTGAAGAGGGCAGTGGGTGAAGGAGGGTGGGCAGGCAGTATCCACCCAGCCCAGGGGAGTCACAGTGCCTTAGAAGTGGCAGAGGTGAGGGTCAGAGAACGGGGTCCTAGGGCTGGTAGAGGATGCGCTCCTGCTGAGGAGCCGCCCTGCCAGCCTCTGCTGGTCCATAGGCTCGAGAGTTTATTTTTGTataaggggtgggggtggggggcactgTACCCTTCTAGCCCTGTCAGGGGCCCTGTAGACGTTGCTATTTTTGGTACGATTCCTGTCATCCCTGTTGAAGAGTCATGTCCCCAATAAACAGGTGTCTTGAGGCACAAGgccctgtgtgtctgcctgtgtttcGCTCTCCCTAAAGCGCTTCATTATCAATGAGCTCCAACGGGATGCAGACTTGAGATTCAGGAGCTCTGGATGGGGATCCTCCTCCACCGTAGCTTGAGGACATCACTAGATAATTACTGGATTATGCTGGACCCATCTGATCATCTCAGCCTCAAGAAGTAGGTGCAAAATGGAGGAGGGACTTCAAAGAGCCCGTTGAATTTCTTAGAACCTCTGAGGGGGAGGCACGTCCTCCCACACTATCAGCTTTGGGCCAGTAAAGGGCAGAACCGCTACTTTATGgccttggttttattttctgagtcCTAGTTGGAGCTTCATAGGGAAGAACTCGAGTTGGTTCAAACACCGTAATCCAGAGGCCTGCTCTGGCCCTTGGGAGGCACAGTGAGAGCAAATACATTTAATATAACAATAGTATAATAACAGTAATTACATATATAAAGTCTGCAATGCCCACCCATCTCCTTCAATGGCTTGTAACACTTCATTTCCCATGATACCCCAGAATGGGGTTCCATTCGACCTGGCAGAGATGAATCTCCTGGGAGAGTCAGGGACGAGAAGAGAGGCGGCGGTCAGCAGAGCCTGTCCTGCGGTGTGCATAGCACAGGTGGGAAACGTGCGAGATGTTTCCCTGCCCCCGAGGGGAGAAAGCAAGCTCCAAGAAGGGGAGAGCTAGAGAGAGCAGCCAGCGACAGGGGAAGCTCTGGTCCTTGCCCCTCTctgtccaggaagcagagggagggaaatgagTCCTCCATTCTGTCCCATTGGCATCTCAGCCTAAAGCGTGCTGACAGGGGCACAGCCAAGTGCTAGATCTTCTCTGGAAgccaggagagaagagggagatggGTTGGAGAGGCAAGTGCTGGATCTTCTCTGGAAgccaggagagaagagggagatggGTTGGAGAGGCAAGAAGCTGACTCCCATGCACCGGAGGCCAGGAAGGAAGGCACTCTGGATGTGGAAGAAGGGTGGCTGACTTACCGCTCACAGAGGCGTGGTGGGGTCACTCAGGGCTCGCGAATGACTCTGAGGACACAGAAATGGCACTGGGTTTAGACATTTCTCTATTGCGTATGTCTCTCCCTGCTtcttaaggctttttttttacctctgacctTGATGCTTCTCAGCCAGgcctggggagaggagaaaggcagaCTGGATAATAAACCCAATCTGTGGCATCAGCTGAGAGGACCAGTCTCTAGTTCCTCCATACTCCCCAATGTCGGATGGTCAGAAAAGCCTACCCAGAAAGAGAGCACCCGCTCCCAGCCTTACTGCAGGGACTTACCTGCCGGGAAAGCCCTAAGATCCCTCCACTGGCCAGAGAGGGAGTGCTGCTCCCAGGGTGCGGGGGCTGCAGGCTGGGGCCGGTTCTTGGTCCTGGGGACCCATCTCCAGAAGAGTCAAGTGTTTCTGAGGCTGGAGGGGAAGCTAGGGTAAGAGTAGGCATAAAACTCTTCCAGATTACCTTAAACAACCAAGCTCCTCTGACAACAGGGAGCTGCGAGTCACCATAGCAATCCACTTGCAAGAGAACCCCCCTACCAAGAGGCAGGAAATTGTCAGCAGCATCATTAGAGCAACCAGGGAAGAAGCGACAGGAAACTAAGAATTGCCGTGGTGAACCGGGAGGGTacaacaggaagctgaggcagttTCCATAGAAACTCAAGGAGAGCTAGAGAGAAAGGTACAGAAGAAGTGCTTCTTAGCAAAAGGCTGCTGTAAGCATCTCCCTAGCAACCAGATGGAAGGCTCTTTTAGCAACGGGAAGCTGTATGTAGTTGTCATGGCAACTGGGCTACTTGGCTAGAAAAAGGAATTGCTTAGCAATAGGCAGCGGTTGGGGGCCACCCCTTGAGAGGCGCCTCACCCAGGGAAATCTGCTTGACGTCCAGATCCCAGGCCTCCTCCTCGACGcgggcaggcagggagcaggctCCCGGCGAGAGGCCGGGAAAGGACGGGCCAGCATGCTCAAAGGATGATACCGCTACGGAGGCCCGGGTGCGGGCGGCTGCAgagagtggggagtggggtggtggggtgctGGTGTGGAAAAGTCCTCCTGGCTCCTGGAGGAGTCCCACATTTTGGGAAGAGTTGCCCACTCAGGACTC
Above is a window of Microtus pennsylvanicus isolate mMicPen1 chromosome 15, mMicPen1.hap1, whole genome shotgun sequence DNA encoding:
- the Znf219 gene encoding zinc finger protein 219 isoform X3, with amino-acid sequence MGAVGWSETRAGERRFPCPVCGKRFRFNSILALHLRAHPGAQAFQCPHCGHRAAQRALLRSHLRTHQPERPRSPAARLLLELEERALLREAQLGRAGTSGGMQATPAAEGLARPQVPPSSAFRCPFCKGKFRTSAERERHLHILHRPWKCSLCSFGSSQEEELLHHSLTAHGAPERPLAATSTPEPQPPPQPEPRSALEPEPEPEPRPEPEREANPTPTPAPPEEPPAPPEFRCQVCGQSFTQSWFLKGHMRKHKASFDHACPVCGRCFKEPWFLKNHMKVHTSKLGPLRAPGPGSTPARAPQPPDLSLLAYEPLGPALLLAPAPTPAERREPPSLLGYLSVRAGEVRPNGEGADPGAGRSYGGFRPLPSALPNRARRHRTDEPEEEEEVVEAEEESWARGRSLGTLTSLHPHSGEGSGQSAPAVGAQARSTATQEENGLLVGGTRSEAGRGATGKDCPFCGKSFRSAHHLKVHLRVHTGERPYKCPHCDYAGTQSGSLKYHLQRHHREQRSSAGPGPPPEPPPPSPRGSASLQPQSGAKPTQASATWVEGAASTRPLSSSTGPGSRRKPASPGRTLRNGRGGEAEPLDLSLRAGPGGEAGSGGALHRCLFCPFATGAPELMTLHLQVHHSRRARGRRQPRADTSPPYVRAPSGETPPSPPLEEEGSPGLSRSGEAGLGGQER
- the Znf219 gene encoding zinc finger protein 219 isoform X2, with the translated sequence MEGSRPRILVGHLEPSPPVFDGELDLQHYSNGPGVSAGSPGMGAVGWSETRAGERRFPCPVCGKRFRFNSILALHLRAHPGAQAFQCPHCGHRAAQRALLRSHLRTHQPERPRSPAARLLLELEERALLREAQLGRAGTSGGMQATPAAEGLARPQVPPSSAFRCPFCKGKFRTSAERERHLHILHRPWKCSLCSFGSSQEEELLHHSLTAHGAPERPLAATSTPEPQPPPQPEPRSALEPEPEPEPRPEPEREANPTPTPAPPEEPPAPPEFRCQVCGQSFTQSWFLKGHMRKHKASFDHACPVCGRCFKEPWFLKNHMKVHTSKLGPLRAPGPGSTPARAPQPPDLSLLAYEPLGPALLLAPAPTPAERREPPSLLGYLSVRAGEVRPNGEGADPGAGRSYGGFRPLPSALPNRARRHRTDEPEEEEEVVEAEEESWARGRSLGTLTSLHPHSEENGLLVGGTRSEAGRGATGKDCPFCGKSFRSAHHLKVHLRVHTGERPYKCPHCDYAGTQSGSLKYHLQRHHREQRSSAGPGPPPEPPPPSPRGSASLQPQSGAKPTQASATWVEGAASTRPLSSSTGPGSRRKPASPGRTLRNGRGGEAEPLDLSLRAGPGGEAGSGGALHRCLFCPFATGAPELMTLHLQVHHSRRARGRRQPRADTSPPYVRAPSGETPPSPPLEEEGSPGLSRSGEAGLGGQER
- the Znf219 gene encoding zinc finger protein 219 isoform X1, with amino-acid sequence MEGSRPRILVGHLEPSPPVFDGELDLQHYSNGPGVSAGSPGMGAVGWSETRAGERRFPCPVCGKRFRFNSILALHLRAHPGAQAFQCPHCGHRAAQRALLRSHLRTHQPERPRSPAARLLLELEERALLREAQLGRAGTSGGMQATPAAEGLARPQVPPSSAFRCPFCKGKFRTSAERERHLHILHRPWKCSLCSFGSSQEEELLHHSLTAHGAPERPLAATSTPEPQPPPQPEPRSALEPEPEPEPRPEPEREANPTPTPAPPEEPPAPPEFRCQVCGQSFTQSWFLKGHMRKHKASFDHACPVCGRCFKEPWFLKNHMKVHTSKLGPLRAPGPGSTPARAPQPPDLSLLAYEPLGPALLLAPAPTPAERREPPSLLGYLSVRAGEVRPNGEGADPGAGRSYGGFRPLPSALPNRARRHRTDEPEEEEEVVEAEEESWARGRSLGTLTSLHPHSGEGSGQSAPAVGAQARSTATQEENGLLVGGTRSEAGRGATGKDCPFCGKSFRSAHHLKVHLRVHTGERPYKCPHCDYAGTQSGSLKYHLQRHHREQRSSAGPGPPPEPPPPSPRGSASLQPQSGAKPTQASATWVEGAASTRPLSSSTGPGSRRKPASPGRTLRNGRGGEAEPLDLSLRAGPGGEAGSGGALHRCLFCPFATGAPELMTLHLQVHHSRRARGRRQPRADTSPPYVRAPSGETPPSPPLEEEGSPGLSRSGEAGLGGQER